A single window of Streptococcus cristatus ATCC 51100 DNA harbors:
- a CDS encoding APC family permease, translating into MKKDQNQLTWLMVSLIAFNMVWGLGNVVNNYSQQGISVVVSWILILAIYFIPYALIVGQLGSTFKESGGGVSAWVEKTSTKRLAYFAAWTYWVVHIPYLAQKPQGVLIPLGWAIQGNGDFLSSLDFHWIVILSLLIFGAFLYLSTKGLSTLKVIGGLAGSAMLIMSFLFVLLAVGAPFIKPDMQFATANMDKLSTYIPNFDFSYFTTISLLVFAVGGAEKISPYVNQTRNPAKEFPKGMIIMAIMVGASAILGSLAMGMLFDGSNIPEDLMRNGAYQAFQMLGNYWGVGNVLVVIYALTNMVGQIAALAFSIDAPLQILLNNADEEFVPSWLRKRTSKGVLINGYILTGILVSFLIVLPIFGIKEIDGLVKWMTNLNSIVMPMRYLWVFVAYMLLNKAWKKYKDAEYKFTKNPKVGFAIGAWCFLFTAFACILGMVPKVDYAADPAGWRFSLMTNILTPIILISLGVILPILAKREKRQSLKQ; encoded by the coding sequence ATGAAAAAAGATCAGAACCAGCTGACTTGGCTGATGGTTTCCCTGATTGCCTTTAACATGGTTTGGGGGCTGGGAAACGTAGTCAATAACTACTCCCAACAGGGGATTTCGGTTGTTGTTTCTTGGATTCTTATCCTAGCCATTTACTTTATTCCTTATGCTTTGATTGTAGGGCAGTTGGGATCGACCTTCAAGGAAAGTGGCGGCGGTGTTAGTGCATGGGTTGAAAAGACTTCTACCAAGCGCTTGGCTTATTTTGCAGCTTGGACTTACTGGGTCGTACATATCCCCTATTTGGCTCAAAAGCCGCAGGGAGTTTTGATTCCTTTAGGTTGGGCTATCCAAGGCAATGGCGATTTTTTGAGCAGCTTGGATTTCCATTGGATTGTTATTCTTAGCTTGCTGATTTTCGGTGCCTTCCTCTACTTGTCCACCAAGGGGCTGTCCACACTTAAAGTGATTGGGGGCTTGGCTGGAAGTGCCATGCTGATTATGTCCTTCCTCTTTGTTCTCTTAGCGGTTGGTGCGCCTTTTATCAAGCCGGACATGCAATTTGCGACGGCTAATATGGACAAGCTAAGCACTTATATTCCTAATTTTGATTTTTCATATTTTACGACTATTTCGCTCTTGGTCTTTGCAGTCGGTGGGGCTGAGAAAATCTCGCCTTACGTTAATCAGACTCGCAATCCAGCTAAGGAATTTCCAAAAGGAATGATTATCATGGCCATCATGGTTGGTGCCTCTGCGATTTTAGGTTCTCTGGCTATGGGTATGCTTTTTGATGGCAGCAATATTCCTGAAGATTTGATGCGCAATGGTGCCTACCAAGCCTTCCAAATGCTGGGTAACTACTGGGGTGTGGGCAATGTGCTAGTCGTTATCTATGCCCTGACCAATATGGTCGGACAGATTGCAGCCTTGGCCTTCTCTATTGATGCTCCTCTACAAATCTTGCTCAATAATGCTGATGAGGAATTTGTTCCAAGCTGGCTACGTAAGCGGACATCAAAAGGTGTGCTGATTAACGGTTACATCTTGACAGGGATTTTGGTCAGCTTCTTGATTGTCCTACCAATCTTTGGAATCAAGGAAATTGATGGTCTGGTTAAATGGATGACCAATCTTAACTCAATCGTTATGCCCATGCGTTATCTCTGGGTATTTGTGGCTTACATGCTGCTCAATAAAGCTTGGAAAAAGTACAAGGATGCAGAGTACAAGTTTACCAAAAATCCAAAAGTTGGCTTTGCTATTGGAGCTTGGTGCTTCCTCTTCACAGCCTTTGCCTGCATTTTAGGTATGGTTCCTAAGGTAGACTACGCAGCGGATCCAGCAGGTTGGCGCTTCTCTCTGATGACAAATATCTTGACGCCGATTATCTTGATTAGTTTGGGAGTCATCTTGCCTATTTTGGCTAAGCGTGAGAAAAGACAGTCGCTTAAGCAATAG
- the gloA2 gene encoding SMU1112c/YaeR family gloxylase I-like metalloprotein has protein sequence MKLDSIHHIAIIGHDYDKTKDFYVEKLGFDMLDEHHRPDKQDILFNVRKGNLTLEIFIKEEAPKRPALPAPEHTGLRHLAFRVTDVEEMLAEFDRLEIPHTDLRYDDFDGRKMAFFFDPDGLPLEIHE, from the coding sequence ATGAAACTAGATAGCATTCACCATATTGCGATTATTGGCCATGATTATGACAAGACTAAGGATTTTTATGTGGAAAAGCTGGGCTTTGACATGCTGGATGAGCACCATCGACCCGACAAGCAGGACATTCTCTTTAATGTCCGCAAAGGAAATCTGACGCTGGAAATTTTCATCAAGGAAGAAGCTCCCAAGCGGCCAGCCTTGCCAGCTCCAGAACATACTGGGTTGCGGCATCTGGCTTTCCGAGTGACAGATGTCGAAGAAATGCTAGCGGAATTTGACCGATTGGAGATTCCCCATACCGATCTGCGCTATGACGACTTTGACGGCCGTAAGATGGCTTTCTTCTTTGATCCAGATGGCTTGCCTCTAGAGATTCATGAATAA
- a CDS encoding manganese-dependent inorganic pyrophosphatase: MSKILVFGHQNPDSDAIGSSYAFAYLAREAYGLDIEVVALGTPNEETAFVLDYFGVEAPRVITSAKAEGAEQVILTDHNEFQQSVSDIAEVEVYGVVDHHRVANFETASPLYMRLEPVGSASSIVYRMFKEHGVAVPKEIAGLMLSGLISDTLLLKSPTTHPSDKAIAPELAELAGVNLEEYGLAMLKAGTNLASKSAEELIDIDAKTFELNGNKVRVAQVNTVDIAEVLERQAEIEAAMQAAIAANGYSDFVLMITDIVNSNSEILAIGANMDKVEAAFNFKLENNHAFLAGAVSRKKQVVPQLTESFNA; the protein is encoded by the coding sequence ATGTCTAAAATTTTAGTTTTCGGTCATCAAAATCCTGATTCAGATGCAATCGGGTCTTCTTATGCTTTTGCTTACCTAGCGCGTGAAGCTTACGGTTTGGATATAGAAGTAGTTGCACTTGGAACGCCAAATGAAGAAACAGCTTTTGTCTTAGATTATTTTGGAGTAGAAGCGCCGCGTGTGATCACATCTGCTAAGGCAGAAGGGGCTGAGCAAGTCATTTTGACTGACCACAATGAATTCCAACAATCTGTTTCAGATATTGCTGAAGTGGAAGTTTATGGCGTTGTGGATCACCACCGTGTAGCCAACTTTGAGACTGCAAGCCCACTTTACATGCGCTTAGAGCCGGTGGGATCTGCTTCTTCTATCGTTTACCGTATGTTCAAGGAGCACGGTGTAGCTGTTCCAAAAGAAATCGCAGGTCTTATGTTGTCAGGTTTGATTTCTGATACTCTTCTTTTGAAATCACCAACAACTCATCCATCTGACAAAGCTATTGCACCAGAATTGGCTGAATTGGCGGGTGTTAACTTAGAAGAATACGGTCTTGCTATGCTTAAGGCTGGTACAAACTTAGCTAGCAAGTCTGCGGAAGAATTGATCGACATTGATGCCAAAACTTTTGAACTCAACGGAAACAAGGTCCGTGTAGCGCAAGTCAACACTGTTGATATTGCTGAAGTTTTGGAACGCCAAGCAGAAATCGAGGCAGCAATGCAAGCGGCTATTGCAGCAAATGGCTATTCTGACTTTGTTTTGATGATTACAGACATCGTTAACTCAAACTCAGAAATCCTTGCAATTGGCGCAAACATGGACAAGGTAGAAGCAGCTTTCAACTTCAAACTTGAAAATAACCATGCCTTCTTGGCTGGTGCCGTTTCACGTAAGAAACAAGTGGTACCTCAGTTGACTGAAAGCTTTAACGCTTAA
- a CDS encoding DUF1803 domain-containing protein: MIKILNPTRLTRQPLFEKLINYLDQQDNVILREIKREFAGFPNLDRFMEECIKEGYIRRENKRYYQQVPLLEKLENLSLNQEIFIRDDSPIYQELLNLSFETQLANQTNAAILLEKTDFQRDKLTLSNYFYKMQRQYPLSEEQKPLYAILGDVNPEYALKYMTTFLLKYVRKDELLQKRRDIFVDSLVILGYIRQNETGKYELKASFDKECLVFQLD; encoded by the coding sequence ATGATTAAAATTCTCAATCCGACTCGGCTGACACGACAGCCCTTATTTGAAAAACTAATCAATTATCTAGATCAGCAGGATAATGTGATTTTAAGAGAAATCAAACGTGAGTTTGCGGGCTTTCCCAATCTAGATCGCTTCATGGAGGAATGTATCAAGGAGGGCTATATTCGGCGGGAGAATAAGCGCTATTATCAGCAAGTCCCGCTTTTGGAGAAACTAGAAAATCTATCTTTGAATCAGGAAATCTTTATTCGAGATGATAGTCCGATCTATCAAGAATTGTTGAATTTGAGCTTTGAGACTCAGCTTGCTAATCAGACTAATGCGGCTATTCTGCTGGAAAAGACCGATTTTCAGAGAGATAAACTGACCTTGTCCAATTATTTTTATAAAATGCAGCGACAGTATCCGCTGTCTGAGGAGCAGAAGCCCCTTTATGCTATCTTGGGAGATGTGAATCCAGAGTATGCCCTCAAGTATATGACGACTTTCCTCCTCAAGTATGTCCGTAAGGATGAGCTCCTGCAGAAGCGCCGAGACATTTTTGTCGATAGTCTGGTGATTCTAGGTTACATTCGTCAGAATGAGACTGGCAAGTATGAGTTGAAGGCTAGCTTTGACAAGGAATGCCTAGTGTTCCAATTGGACTGA
- a CDS encoding UDP-N-acetylmuramoyl-L-alanyl-D-glutamate--L-lysine ligase gives MIKIETILDILKKDQNFREIIADGDYYFNYQGLTFDKISYDSRQADSRTLFFVKGEHFKREFLEKAVAAGLGFYLSETDFEVGIPVLLVNDIKQAMSLIAMEFYGHPEQKLKLLAFTGTKGKTTSAYFAYNILKQSHKPALLSTMNTTLDGKTFFKSTLTTPESLDLFEMMAQAVSNGRTHLIMEVSSQAYLKKRVYGLTFDVGVFLNISPDHIGPIEHPTFEDYFYHKRLLMDNSRAVVVNSGMDHFQVLAEQVANYDHDFYGADSANSIQESQAFSFEAQGKLAGAYDIQLIGRFNQENAIAAGLACLRLGASLEDIQAGIAQTRVPGRMEVLTQSNGAKVFVDYAHNGDSLAKLLSVVQEHQKGQTILVLGATGNKGESRRKDFGLLLNQHPEIKVILTADDPNREDPIAIAKEIASYISFEVDMIADREEAIKKALSLTNAKGDAVILAGKGADTYQIINDQKVPYPGDYTLAEKYI, from the coding sequence ATGATAAAAATTGAAACAATACTAGATATTTTAAAAAAAGACCAAAATTTTCGTGAAATCATCGCTGATGGAGACTACTACTTCAACTATCAGGGCTTAACCTTTGATAAGATTAGCTATGATAGTCGTCAAGCTGACAGCAGAACCCTCTTTTTTGTCAAGGGCGAGCACTTCAAGCGGGAATTTTTAGAAAAGGCTGTAGCAGCTGGGCTAGGGTTTTACCTGAGTGAAACTGACTTCGAAGTCGGAATTCCAGTACTCTTGGTCAATGATATTAAACAAGCCATGAGCCTCATTGCTATGGAATTTTACGGTCACCCAGAGCAAAAACTCAAACTTTTGGCGTTCACTGGTACTAAGGGCAAGACCACATCGGCTTATTTCGCTTATAATATTTTAAAACAAAGCCACAAACCGGCCCTGCTTTCTACTATGAATACCACTCTGGACGGCAAAACTTTCTTTAAATCAACCCTGACCACTCCTGAAAGCTTAGACCTCTTTGAGATGATGGCTCAAGCTGTATCCAATGGTCGTACCCATCTCATCATGGAAGTCTCCAGCCAAGCCTATCTTAAAAAGCGGGTCTACGGACTAACCTTTGATGTGGGGGTCTTCCTCAATATCAGCCCTGACCATATCGGCCCGATTGAGCATCCGACTTTTGAAGACTACTTCTACCACAAGAGACTCTTGATGGACAATAGCCGAGCTGTTGTCGTCAATAGTGGCATGGATCATTTTCAAGTTTTGGCTGAGCAAGTGGCCAACTATGACCACGACTTCTATGGAGCAGACTCCGCCAATAGTATTCAAGAATCGCAAGCCTTCTCCTTTGAAGCGCAAGGAAAGTTGGCTGGTGCCTACGATATCCAGCTGATTGGACGCTTCAATCAGGAAAATGCCATTGCTGCTGGCCTAGCCTGCCTACGACTTGGAGCTTCATTGGAAGATATTCAAGCTGGTATTGCCCAGACACGAGTGCCAGGACGCATGGAGGTCTTGACCCAGTCAAACGGCGCCAAGGTCTTCGTGGACTACGCCCACAACGGCGACAGTTTGGCTAAGTTGCTGTCTGTCGTTCAAGAACATCAAAAAGGACAGACTATACTTGTACTAGGGGCTACTGGCAATAAGGGAGAAAGTCGACGCAAGGACTTTGGCCTCCTACTCAATCAGCATCCTGAAATCAAAGTCATTTTGACCGCAGATGATCCAAATCGCGAAGATCCAATTGCTATCGCAAAAGAAATTGCTAGCTACATTTCCTTTGAGGTGGATATGATTGCTGACCGCGAAGAAGCTATCAAAAAAGCCCTCAGCCTAACCAATGCTAAAGGCGATGCAGTCATTCTAGCTGGCAAGGGAGCAGATACCTACCAAATCATCAATGACCAAAAGGTTCCTTATCCCGGTGATTATACACTGGCAGAAAAATACATATAA
- a CDS encoding putative polysaccharide biosynthesis protein → MSQETTSQQQKMLRGTAWLTASNFISRLLGAVYIIPWYIWMGQHGAEANGLFTMGYNIYAWFLLVSTAGVPVAVAKQVAKYNTIDKEEHSFALIREFLKFMLVLGLIFAVIMYLMAPVFASMSGGGADLIPVMQSLSWAVLIFPSMSVIRGFFQGFNNLKPYAISQISEQVIRVIWMLLTAYFIMKIGSGDYVEAVTQSTFAAFVGMLASMLVLLFYLAKTGMLRSILRKPKKSAGISGRSLLWDTIREAIPFIITGSAIQLFQIIDQATFINIMTQISDYTKSELLVQFAYFSANPNKITMILIAVATSIGGVGIPLLTENYVKGDFRSAARLVQDNLSMLLFFIFPSTVGAVMVASPLYTVFYGKPDSLALGLFICAMLQTIILSAYTVLAPMIQALFQNKKAILYFFYGVLVKLSLQVPMINLFHAYGPLISTTVGLLLPIFFMFREIRKVVGLNPKNLLKRLLLSMILTIAMVILVLLVEYLLSFIFQPTDRIYSFIYVAAVGGVGMLVYIVLSLKVRLIDRFIGQKADSLRQRLRMK, encoded by the coding sequence ATGAGCCAAGAAACAACAAGCCAGCAGCAGAAAATGCTAAGAGGGACTGCCTGGCTGACTGCTAGTAATTTTATCAGCCGCCTTCTTGGGGCTGTTTATATCATCCCTTGGTACATCTGGATGGGCCAGCACGGGGCAGAGGCCAATGGTCTTTTTACCATGGGCTATAATATCTATGCTTGGTTCCTTTTGGTTTCCACAGCAGGAGTGCCGGTGGCTGTTGCAAAGCAGGTTGCTAAGTACAATACGATTGACAAGGAGGAACACAGCTTTGCTCTCATTCGAGAGTTTCTCAAGTTCATGCTGGTATTGGGATTGATCTTTGCAGTCATCATGTACTTGATGGCACCGGTTTTTGCCTCAATGTCTGGTGGCGGGGCTGACTTGATTCCAGTCATGCAGAGTTTGTCTTGGGCTGTGCTCATTTTTCCGTCTATGAGTGTCATTCGGGGCTTCTTCCAAGGGTTTAACAATCTGAAACCATATGCCATCAGCCAGATTTCGGAGCAGGTAATTCGGGTGATCTGGATGCTACTGACAGCTTATTTCATTATGAAAATCGGTTCAGGTGACTATGTTGAAGCCGTGACCCAGTCTACCTTTGCTGCTTTTGTCGGGATGCTGGCAAGTATGCTCGTCTTACTTTTCTATCTAGCAAAAACGGGTATGCTACGCTCTATCCTGAGAAAGCCAAAAAAATCTGCGGGAATTAGCGGTCGCTCCCTTCTCTGGGATACGATACGAGAAGCCATTCCCTTTATCATTACAGGCTCTGCTATTCAGCTTTTCCAGATTATTGACCAGGCGACCTTTATCAACATTATGACCCAGATTAGCGATTATACGAAATCAGAGCTCCTAGTACAATTCGCCTATTTTTCAGCTAATCCGAATAAAATCACCATGATTTTAATTGCGGTGGCAACTTCTATCGGTGGTGTCGGTATTCCTCTCTTGACCGAGAATTATGTCAAGGGTGACTTTCGCTCGGCTGCCCGCCTAGTGCAAGATAATCTTAGTATGTTGCTCTTCTTTATCTTTCCGTCAACAGTGGGAGCAGTTATGGTGGCTAGCCCGCTCTATACCGTTTTCTATGGTAAGCCAGATAGTCTAGCACTAGGGCTCTTCATCTGCGCTATGCTGCAGACGATCATTCTCAGTGCCTATACAGTTCTCGCTCCGATGATTCAAGCTCTGTTCCAAAACAAGAAAGCCATTCTCTACTTCTTTTATGGGGTTCTTGTCAAGCTCAGTCTGCAGGTGCCGATGATCAATCTCTTCCATGCTTATGGTCCCTTGATTTCAACGACCGTCGGTCTTTTACTGCCAATCTTCTTCATGTTTAGAGAAATTCGCAAGGTTGTTGGTTTGAATCCTAAGAACCTCTTGAAGCGTCTGCTGTTGAGTATGATTCTCACAATTGCCATGGTGATCTTGGTTCTGCTTGTCGAGTATCTACTAAGCTTCATCTTCCAACCAACTGATCGGATATACAGCTTTATCTATGTCGCTGCCGTTGGAGGAGTCGGAATGCTTGTCTATATCGTACTGTCTCTCAAGGTTCGGCTCATAGACCGTTTTATCGGACAAAAGGCAGATAGTTTACGCCAACGATTAAGAATGAAATAA
- the rplA gene encoding 50S ribosomal protein L1 — MAKKSKQLRAALEKIDSTKAYSVEEAVALAKETNFAKFDATVEVAYNLNIDVKKADQQIRGAMVLPNGTGKTSRVLVFARGAKAEEAKAAGADFVGEDDLVAKINDGWLDFDVVIATPDMMALVGRLGRVLGPRNLMPNPKTGTVTMDVAKAVEESKGGKITYRADRAGNVQAIIGKVSFEAEKLVENFKAFNETIQKAKPATAKGTYVTNLSITTTQGPGIKVDVNSL, encoded by the coding sequence ATGGCTAAAAAAAGCAAACAACTTCGTGCTGCTCTTGAGAAAATCGACAGCACAAAAGCATACAGTGTAGAAGAAGCTGTAGCACTTGCAAAAGAAACTAACTTTGCAAAATTTGACGCAACTGTAGAAGTTGCTTACAACTTGAACATCGACGTTAAAAAAGCTGACCAACAAATCCGTGGCGCAATGGTATTGCCAAACGGTACTGGTAAAACTTCACGCGTTCTTGTTTTCGCACGTGGTGCAAAAGCTGAAGAAGCAAAAGCTGCAGGTGCAGACTTCGTTGGTGAAGATGACCTCGTTGCGAAAATTAACGACGGTTGGTTGGACTTTGATGTAGTTATCGCTACACCTGACATGATGGCTCTTGTTGGACGTCTTGGACGTGTCCTTGGACCACGTAACTTGATGCCAAACCCTAAAACTGGTACTGTAACGATGGATGTTGCTAAAGCAGTTGAAGAGTCTAAAGGTGGTAAGATCACTTACCGTGCTGACCGTGCAGGTAACGTTCAAGCAATCATCGGTAAAGTATCATTTGAAGCTGAAAAATTGGTTGAAAACTTCAAAGCTTTCAATGAAACAATTCAAAAAGCAAAACCAGCTACAGCTAAAGGAACTTACGTAACAAACTTGTCTATCACAACAACTCAAGGTCCTGGTATCAAAGTTGATGTAAACTCACTTTAA
- a CDS encoding cystathionine gamma-synthase, producing the protein MERERKLNTLLAQAGVKTDTTTGALTTPLHFSTTYQHPEFGQSTGYDYTRTKNPTRASLEETLAAIESADYALATSSGMSAIVLAFSAFPVGSKVLAVRDLYGGSFRWFAQVEAEGRFAFTYANTEEELLNNLTEDIDIVYIETPTNPLMVEFDIARISQAAHERGAAVIVDNTFYSPIYQRPLEDGADIVLHSATKYLGGHNDVLAGAIMTNDTAIYDKLFYNLNTTGAVLSPFDSYLLLRGLKTLALRMERSTQNAQEVVAFLKSSPAVKEVLYPGKGGMISFKVVDESKIPHLLNSLKVFTFAESLGGVESLITYPTTQTHADIPAEVRHSYGLTDDLLRLSIGIEDSRDLVDDLRAALED; encoded by the coding sequence ATGGAGAGAGAGCGGAAATTAAATACCTTGTTGGCTCAAGCGGGAGTAAAAACAGACACAACAACGGGTGCCTTAACAACACCCCTGCATTTTTCAACGACCTACCAGCACCCTGAGTTTGGCCAGTCCACAGGATATGACTATACTCGAACCAAGAACCCTACACGGGCTAGCTTGGAAGAGACTCTAGCTGCTATCGAAAGTGCAGATTATGCCCTAGCGACTAGCTCTGGTATGTCGGCTATTGTGCTGGCCTTTAGCGCCTTTCCAGTCGGCAGTAAGGTTTTAGCTGTTCGAGATCTTTATGGTGGCTCTTTCCGCTGGTTTGCTCAGGTCGAAGCGGAAGGACGCTTTGCCTTTACCTATGCTAATACGGAAGAAGAACTATTGAACAATCTGACAGAGGATATAGATATTGTCTATATCGAGACACCGACCAATCCTCTTATGGTAGAGTTTGACATTGCCCGCATTTCCCAAGCGGCTCATGAGCGAGGAGCAGCTGTCATTGTGGACAATACCTTCTACAGTCCTATTTACCAAAGACCGCTGGAGGATGGAGCTGATATTGTTCTGCACTCAGCGACAAAATATTTGGGTGGGCACAATGATGTCTTGGCTGGAGCTATCATGACCAATGATACTGCCATCTATGACAAGCTTTTCTATAATCTCAATACAACTGGAGCAGTCCTGTCTCCATTTGACAGCTATCTGCTTTTGCGTGGTCTCAAGACCTTGGCTCTCCGCATGGAGCGCTCTACTCAGAATGCGCAAGAAGTCGTTGCATTTCTGAAGTCATCTCCTGCAGTAAAAGAAGTTCTCTATCCAGGTAAGGGCGGCATGATTTCCTTTAAAGTTGTCGATGAAAGCAAGATTCCTCATCTCTTAAATAGCCTGAAAGTCTTTACCTTTGCAGAAAGTTTAGGTGGAGTGGAGAGTTTGATTACCTATCCGACAACCCAGACTCATGCAGACATTCCTGCTGAAGTGCGTCATTCCTATGGCTTGACTGATGATTTGCTGCGCCTGTCAATTGGGATCGAAGATAGTCGAGATTTGGTAGACGATTTACGAGCAGCCTTGGAGGACTAA
- a CDS encoding YiiX/YebB-like N1pC/P60 family cysteine hydrolase, giving the protein MKIQDLQNGDLLFTVGQSEMAAAIRTATGSYSHVGIFFDGEIYHATQEKGVAHQPLSQFLEEEDIYHVFAYPEIDASAAFKEAKSHLGKSYNASFYPESEGFYCSEYIAQILPIFETIPMQFADGKNVVSAFWQAYYEELGLAVPVGHPGTNPSQLAQSAKLIFKGELHD; this is encoded by the coding sequence ATGAAGATTCAAGATTTACAAAATGGTGACCTGCTGTTCACAGTCGGCCAATCCGAGATGGCAGCAGCGATTCGGACAGCAACGGGCTCCTATAGCCATGTGGGTATCTTTTTTGATGGTGAGATTTACCATGCAACGCAGGAAAAGGGAGTGGCCCATCAACCCTTGAGCCAGTTTTTGGAAGAAGAGGACATCTATCATGTCTTTGCTTATCCAGAGATAGATGCCTCTGCTGCCTTCAAAGAAGCCAAATCCCATCTGGGAAAGTCCTATAATGCTAGTTTCTATCCTGAGAGCGAGGGCTTTTACTGCTCGGAATATATTGCTCAGATTTTGCCAATTTTTGAGACCATTCCCATGCAGTTTGCTGATGGTAAAAATGTGGTTTCTGCGTTTTGGCAGGCTTATTATGAGGAATTGGGCTTAGCAGTGCCTGTAGGACATCCTGGAACCAATCCCAGTCAGTTGGCTCAGTCAGCCAAGCTCATTTTTAAAGGAGAGCTCCATGATTAA
- a CDS encoding DUF3397 family protein, which produces MVLLKIASVLFIFLTLILSIIAVKVFRLRKFGLNFADLAFPFFAIELYIISDKAFYHSLLPHLLLVLSGLAIAITAYFLRKKRTFYYPKFFKFFWRAGFILTFFMYLAMVIALFL; this is translated from the coding sequence ATGGTATTATTAAAAATTGCTTCTGTATTATTTATCTTTTTAACACTTATCTTATCGATTATCGCGGTGAAGGTCTTCAGGCTAAGAAAATTTGGCTTGAATTTTGCAGATTTGGCTTTCCCTTTTTTTGCTATAGAGTTGTATATCATTTCAGACAAGGCCTTCTACCATAGTCTTTTACCCCACCTATTATTAGTATTGTCTGGCCTAGCTATCGCCATCACAGCTTATTTTCTTAGGAAAAAACGGACTTTCTACTATCCCAAGTTCTTTAAATTCTTCTGGCGGGCTGGTTTTATCTTAACCTTCTTTATGTACCTAGCCATGGTCATCGCTCTCTTTTTATAA
- a CDS encoding CPBP family intramembrane glutamic endopeptidase — protein MTMLKKIYPEQPLENLRWFDMLILAIIMFGQFIYSSTINWLTMSSSVGQAIVPRPEDENFALLSNLKLQVFLLVLALVYLGTRHYDFKQLKLRLSWSILWAPLIFAVVGLTSDVIAALVGSYNYFDLEILQHIDWTFVEVFRKLAALGPVVILYSLFNGVYEEFFFLGLLTSVKEESKWWVLGFSTLVRFSVHTYQGLVSAFLIGVVFGLFYYFFYKYKVKNLLPFFLAHAFADMVGSSLLYVLVMWNG, from the coding sequence ATGACAATGTTGAAAAAAATCTATCCCGAGCAACCACTAGAGAACCTTAGGTGGTTCGATATGTTGATTTTAGCAATTATTATGTTTGGTCAATTTATTTACTCCTCAACAATAAATTGGCTGACGATGTCCAGCTCTGTAGGACAAGCAATCGTGCCCAGACCAGAGGATGAAAATTTTGCCTTGCTGAGCAATTTGAAATTGCAAGTTTTCCTGCTGGTGTTGGCACTTGTCTATCTAGGCACCCGTCATTATGATTTCAAACAGCTGAAACTACGCTTGTCTTGGTCTATTCTTTGGGCGCCCTTGATTTTTGCGGTTGTCGGTCTGACTTCTGATGTGATAGCAGCTTTAGTCGGTTCCTATAATTATTTTGACTTAGAAATCTTGCAGCATATCGACTGGACCTTTGTCGAAGTTTTTCGCAAACTAGCTGCACTGGGACCTGTCGTCATTCTTTATTCCCTCTTCAATGGTGTTTATGAGGAATTCTTTTTCTTAGGCTTGCTAACATCAGTAAAAGAAGAGAGCAAATGGTGGGTTTTAGGCTTTTCAACGCTGGTTCGCTTTTCTGTCCATACCTATCAGGGGCTAGTCTCTGCTTTTCTGATTGGCGTGGTCTTCGGTCTATTCTATTATTTCTTTTATAAATACAAGGTTAAAAACTTGTTGCCTTTCTTTTTGGCACACGCCTTTGCTGATATGGTAGGCAGCAGCTTGCTCTACGTCTTAGTGATGTGGAATGGATAA
- the rplK gene encoding 50S ribosomal protein L11 — translation MAKKVEKLVKLQIPAGKATPAPPVGPALGQAGINIMGFTKEFNARTADQAGMIIPVVISVYEDKSFTFVTKTPPAAVLLKKAAGVEKGSGTPNKTKVATVTRAQVQEIAETKMPDLNAANIESAMRMIEGTARSMGFTVVD, via the coding sequence ATGGCTAAAAAAGTCGAAAAACTTGTAAAATTGCAAATCCCTGCTGGTAAAGCTACTCCAGCTCCACCGGTTGGACCTGCTCTTGGTCAAGCTGGTATCAACATCATGGGATTCACAAAAGAGTTCAACGCTCGTACAGCTGACCAAGCTGGTATGATCATTCCAGTTGTTATCTCAGTATACGAAGACAAATCATTTACTTTCGTTACAAAGACACCACCAGCTGCTGTTCTTTTGAAAAAAGCTGCAGGTGTTGAAAAAGGATCAGGTACACCTAACAAAACGAAAGTTGCTACAGTTACTCGTGCACAAGTACAAGAAATTGCAGAAACTAAGATGCCAGATTTGAACGCAGCAAACATTGAGTCTGCAATGCGTATGATCGAAGGTACTGCTCGTTCTATGGGATTCACTGTTGTTGACTAA